In the Drosophila takahashii strain IR98-3 E-12201 chromosome 3R, DtakHiC1v2, whole genome shotgun sequence genome, one interval contains:
- the NPFR gene encoding neuropeptide F receptor isoform X1 gives MIISMNQTEPGQLAAGEQLGGYASSSNSGRYLDDRHPLDYLDLGTVHALNTTAINTSDLNETGSRPLDPVLIDRFLSNRAVDSPWYHMLITMYGVLIVFGALGNTLVVIAVVRKPIMRTARNLFILNLAISDLLLCLVTMPLTLMEILSKYWPYGSCSILCKTIAMLQALCIFVSTISITAIAFDRYQVIVYPTRDSLQFVGAVTILAGIWALALLLASPLFVYKELINTDTPALLQQIGLQDTIPYCIEDWPSRNGRFYYSIFSLCVQYLVPIVIVSVAYFGIYNKLKSRITVVAVQAASAQRKVERGRRMKRTNCLLISIAIIFGVSWLPLNFFNLYADMERSPVTQSMLVRYAICHMIGMSSACSNPLLYGWLNDNFRKEFQELLCRCSDTNVALNGHTTGCNVQAAARRRRKLGADLSKGELKLLGPGGAQSGTVGGEGGLAATDFMTGHQEGGLRSAITESVALTDHNPVPSEVTKLMPRLEQY, from the exons ATG ATAATCAGCATGAACCAGACGGAGCCCGGCCAACTGGCTGCCGGGGAGCAACTGGGTGGCtatgccagcagcagcaacagtggCCGCTATCTCGACGACCGGCATCCCCTGGACTACCTGGACCTGGGCACGGTGCACGCCCTCAACACCACGGCCATCAACACCTCGGATCTGAACGAGACTGGGAGCAGGCCGCTGGACCCGGTGCTCATCGACCGCTTCCTAAGCAACAGGGCGGTGGACAGCCCCTGGTACCACATGCTCATCACCATGTACGGCGTGCTGATTGTGTTCGGAGCCCTGGGAAACACTCTGGTGGTCATAGCCGTGGTCCGAAAGCCCATTATGCGCACTGCCCGCAACCTCTTCATCCTAAACCTGGCCATATCGG ATCTACTTCTGTGCCTCGTCACCATGCCGCTGACCTTGATGGAGATCCTGTCCAAGTACTGGCCCTACGGCTCCTGCTCCATCCTGTGCAAAACGATTGCCATGCTGCAGGCACTTTGCATTTTCGTGTCGACAATATCCATAACGGCCATTGCCTTCGACAGATATCAG GTGATCGTGTACCCCACGCGCGACAGCCTGCAATTCGTGGGCGCGGTGACGATCCTGGCGGGGATCTGGGCCCTGGCCCTGCTGCTGGCCTCGCCGCTGTTCGTCTACAAGGAGCTGATTAACACGGACACCCCGGCCCTGCTGCAGCAGATCGGGCTGCAGGACACGATCCCGTACTGCATCGAGGACTGGCCGAGTCGCAACGGGCGCTTCTACTACTCGATCTTCTCGCTGTGCGTCCAGTACCTGGTGCCCATCGTGATCGTCTCGGTGGCCTACTTTGGGATCTACAACAAGCTGAAGAGCCGCATCACCGTGGTGGCCGTGCAGGCGGCGTCCGCTCAGCGGAAGGTGGAGCGCGGGCGGCGCATGAAGCGGACCAACTGCCTGCTGATCAGCATCGCCATCATCTTCGGCGTCTCCTGGCTGCCGCTGAACTTCTTCAACCTGTACGCGGACATGGAGCGCTCGCCGGTCACCCAGAGCATGCTGGTGCGCTATGCCATCTGCCACATGATCGGCATGAGCTCCGCCTGCTCCAACCCGCTGCTCTACGGCTGGCTCAACGACAACTTCCGTAAAGAATTTCAAGAACTGCTCTGCCGTTGCTCAGACACTAATGTTGCTCTTAACGGTCACACGACAGGCTGCAACGTCCAGGCGGCGGCCCGCAGGCGTCGCAAGTTAGGCGCCGATCTCTCCAAGGGCGAGCTCAAGCTGCTGGGGCCCGGCGGCGCCCAGAGCGGCACCGTCGGCGGCGAGGGCGGTCTGGCGGCCACCGACTTCATGACCGGCCACCAGGAGGGCGGACTGCGCAGCGCCATCACCGAGTCGGTGGCGCTCACGGACCACAATCCGGTGCCCTCGGAGGTCACCAAGCTGATGCCGCG TTTGGAACAGTACTAA
- the NPFR gene encoding neuropeptide F receptor isoform X2, which translates to MIISMNQTEPGQLAAGEQLGGYASSSNSGRYLDDRHPLDYLDLGTVHALNTTAINTSDLNETGSRPLDPVLIDRFLSNRAVDSPWYHMLITMYGVLIVFGALGNTLVVIAVVRKPIMRTARNLFILNLAISDLLLCLVTMPLTLMEILSKYWPYGSCSILCKTIAMLQALCIFVSTISITAIAFDRYQVIVYPTRDSLQFVGAVTILAGIWALALLLASPLFVYKELINTDTPALLQQIGLQDTIPYCIEDWPSRNGRFYYSIFSLCVQYLVPIVIVSVAYFGIYNKLKSRITVVAVQAASAQRKVERGRRMKRTNCLLISIAIIFGVSWLPLNFFNLYADMERSPVTQSMLVRYAICHMIGMSSACSNPLLYGWLNDNFRCNVQAAARRRRKLGADLSKGELKLLGPGGAQSGTVGGEGGLAATDFMTGHQEGGLRSAITESVALTDHNPVPSEVTKLMPRLEQY; encoded by the exons ATG ATAATCAGCATGAACCAGACGGAGCCCGGCCAACTGGCTGCCGGGGAGCAACTGGGTGGCtatgccagcagcagcaacagtggCCGCTATCTCGACGACCGGCATCCCCTGGACTACCTGGACCTGGGCACGGTGCACGCCCTCAACACCACGGCCATCAACACCTCGGATCTGAACGAGACTGGGAGCAGGCCGCTGGACCCGGTGCTCATCGACCGCTTCCTAAGCAACAGGGCGGTGGACAGCCCCTGGTACCACATGCTCATCACCATGTACGGCGTGCTGATTGTGTTCGGAGCCCTGGGAAACACTCTGGTGGTCATAGCCGTGGTCCGAAAGCCCATTATGCGCACTGCCCGCAACCTCTTCATCCTAAACCTGGCCATATCGG ATCTACTTCTGTGCCTCGTCACCATGCCGCTGACCTTGATGGAGATCCTGTCCAAGTACTGGCCCTACGGCTCCTGCTCCATCCTGTGCAAAACGATTGCCATGCTGCAGGCACTTTGCATTTTCGTGTCGACAATATCCATAACGGCCATTGCCTTCGACAGATATCAG GTGATCGTGTACCCCACGCGCGACAGCCTGCAATTCGTGGGCGCGGTGACGATCCTGGCGGGGATCTGGGCCCTGGCCCTGCTGCTGGCCTCGCCGCTGTTCGTCTACAAGGAGCTGATTAACACGGACACCCCGGCCCTGCTGCAGCAGATCGGGCTGCAGGACACGATCCCGTACTGCATCGAGGACTGGCCGAGTCGCAACGGGCGCTTCTACTACTCGATCTTCTCGCTGTGCGTCCAGTACCTGGTGCCCATCGTGATCGTCTCGGTGGCCTACTTTGGGATCTACAACAAGCTGAAGAGCCGCATCACCGTGGTGGCCGTGCAGGCGGCGTCCGCTCAGCGGAAGGTGGAGCGCGGGCGGCGCATGAAGCGGACCAACTGCCTGCTGATCAGCATCGCCATCATCTTCGGCGTCTCCTGGCTGCCGCTGAACTTCTTCAACCTGTACGCGGACATGGAGCGCTCGCCGGTCACCCAGAGCATGCTGGTGCGCTATGCCATCTGCCACATGATCGGCATGAGCTCCGCCTGCTCCAACCCGCTGCTCTACGGCTGGCTCAACGACAACTTCC GCTGCAACGTCCAGGCGGCGGCCCGCAGGCGTCGCAAGTTAGGCGCCGATCTCTCCAAGGGCGAGCTCAAGCTGCTGGGGCCCGGCGGCGCCCAGAGCGGCACCGTCGGCGGCGAGGGCGGTCTGGCGGCCACCGACTTCATGACCGGCCACCAGGAGGGCGGACTGCGCAGCGCCATCACCGAGTCGGTGGCGCTCACGGACCACAATCCGGTGCCCTCGGAGGTCACCAAGCTGATGCCGCG TTTGGAACAGTACTAA
- the LOC108054861 gene encoding uncharacterized protein, producing MLPNWLTEEYLQPRLRAYCKDDQLKVLKIWAKPATGKGENFVGVMTRIYVDYQLGDGSVQKKTFIVKQALPEDVPQAEVFFEYELYTREMDMYEFVLPKLRELLQEAGLDGKLTADAITVDREYSTMILEDLAPYKFVNADRVKQLDLAHTKLTLEMLAKFHAASIILQQRHPELLTQCFFTHFFSRDKKAYCEVFTGLFRAFLRFINGQPSLKQIYGDKLEKLHTHIMEYGARVYDVGEGDLITLNHGDCWTTNIMFQYDKAGTPQTVVAIDFQFSNCTSPTIDLHYFFTTSLKEEVSDKEPELVEHHYNALKANLEKFSYNGSFPTLQEYQLQFERRRFMSLMAHMFKPCMIYNGTEGTSDFSSLYKDTEEGLRYQKSVYASEAVIKSATKLLAILDGKGLLDLQ from the exons ATGCTGCCCAACTGGCTAACGGAGGAATATTTGCAGCCCAGGCTGAGGGCTTACTGCAAGGACGATCAGCTGAAGGTACTCAAGATCTGGGCCAAGCCGGCGACTGGGAAAGGCGAGAACTTCGTGGGCGTCATGACCCGTATCTACGTGGACTACCAGCTGGGCGACGGATCCGTTCAGAAGAAGACCTTCATCGTCAAGCAGGCCCTTCCTGAGGACGTTCCCCAGGCGGAGGTCTTCTTCGAGTACGAACTCTACACCCGCGAGATGGACATGTACGAGTTCGTCCTGCCCAAGCTGAGGGAACTGCTGCAGGAAGCTGGTCTGGATGGAAAGCTAACTGCAGATGCCATCACCGTGGATCGGGAGTACAGCACCATGATTCTGGAGGATCTGGCGCCGTACAAGTTCGTCAACGCGGACCGAGTAAAGCAGTTGGATCTGGCTCACACCAAACTGACTCTGGAAATGCTGGCCAAGTTCCATGCCGCATCCATAATCCTGCAACAGCGCCATCCGGAGCTACTGACCCAGTGCTTCTTTACCCACTTCTTTTCGCGGGACAAGAAGGCCTATTGCGAGGTCTTTACGGGTTTGTTTAGGGCTTTTTTGCGGTTCATAAATGGCCAACCGAGTTTGAAGCAAATCTATGGCGACAAACTCGAGAAGTTGCATACCCACATCATGGAGTACGGAGCTCGGGTCTACGATGTGGGTGAAGGTGATCTGATCACGCTGAACCATGGCGACTGCTGGACCACCAACATTATGTTCCAGTACGATAAGGCGGGAACTCCCCAGACTGTCGTGGCCATAGATTTCCAATTCAGCAACTGCACCTCTCCCACCATCGACCTGCACTACTTCTTCACCACTTCTCTCAAGGAAGAAGTTAGTGACAAGGAACCGGAACTTGTTGAGCATCATTACAACGCTTTAAAAGCCAACCTGGAAAAGTTTTCGTACAACGGCTCATTCCCCACCCTTCAGGAGTACCAACTTCAGTTCGAACGGCGCCGTTTCATGA GTCTGATGGCCCACATGTTCAAGCCCTGTATGATTTACAATGGCACTGAAGGGACCTCAGACTTTTCAAGTCTGTATAAGGATACTGAAGAAGGGCTTCGTTACCAGAAATCTGTGTACGCCAGTGAAGCTGTGATCAAAAGTGCAACCAAGCTATTAGCTATTCTTGATGGTAAGGGCCTCTTGGACTTACAGTAG
- the LOC108054822 gene encoding uncharacterized protein yields the protein MLPDWLTEEYIQKALQAFYKDDLLRVQKVWAKPATEKGENFVGVMTRIYVDFEQGDGTEQSKSYILKQAVPSDAPQANIFAEYDVYNRELEMYDVVLPKMAKILKEVDFNEKLMAEAIIVDRERTIMILEDLAPLRYTNADRVKQLDMVHTKLVLDMLAKFHAAAIVLNQREPDLLSRNYASHFFSRGKKGYGEVFVGLFRAFIRYVKSKPNLKSRYADKLEHITTNLMDYAARSVDVGEKDLQTLVHGDCWTTNVMYLYDDEGHPTTVLPIDFQFSTLTSPVVDLHYFFSTSLKVDVKAKELELVQYHYYALKSTLEALSYKGLFPSLFEYQLQFERRRFLSVIIANVFQPIMIYTGCEDCEFVNLYQDTAEGIKFQDSMYESEEIQRRIDTILPILDAKGFLDAH from the exons ATGCTGCCTGATTGGCTAACGGAGGAGTATATCCAGAAGGCCCTGCAGGCCTTTTACAAGGACGATCTGCTGCGAGTCCAGAAGGTCTGGGCCAAACCGGCAACGGAGAAAGGGGAGAACTTCGTGGGCGTTATGACCCGGATCTATGTGGACTTCGAGCAGGGAGATGGAACTGAGCAAAGTAAGTCCTACATCCTGAAACAAGCCGTTCCCTCGGATGCTCCCCAGGCGAATATCTTCGCGGAATACGATGTTTACAACAGGGAGCTGGAAATGTACGACGTTGTCCTGCCCAAAATGGCCAAGATTCTGAAAGAGGTTGACTTCAACGAAAAACTGATGGCGGAGGCCATAATAGTTGATCGAGAACGCACCATTATGATCCTGGAGGATCTGGCTCCCCTCCGCTACACGAATGCGGACAGAGTGAAGCAACTGGACATGGTTCACACCAAGCTCGTTTTGGACATGCTGGCCAAGTTCCACGCCGCAGCCATTGTCCTGAACCAGCGCGAGCCGGATCTTCTCAGTCGGAACTACGCATCGCACTTCTTTTCTAGAGGCAAAAAGGGTTACGGGGAGGTCTTCGTGGGACTTTTCAGGGCATTTATAAGGTATGTGAAGAGCAAGCCGAATTTAAAGAGCCGCTATGCAGACAAGTTGGAGCATAtaacaaccaacttgatggaTTACGCCGCCCGGTCTGTGGACGTGGGTGAAAAGGACCTGCAGACATTAGTTCACGGCGACTGTTGGACCACCAACGTGATGTACCTGTACGATGATGAGGGCCATCCCACCACGGTCCTGCCCATTGACTTCCAGTTCAGTACCCTAACATCCCCGGTGGTCGATTTGCACTATTTCTTCAGTACGTCACTGAAGGTCGATGTAAAGGCCAAGGAACTGGAGCTGGTGCAGTACCATTACTATGCTTTAAAAAGCACATTGGAAGCACTTTCTTATAAAGGGCTCTTTCCCAGTCTGTTTGAGTATCAGCTGCAATTCGAGAGGCGTCGTTTCTTGA GTGTAATTATTGCTAACGTATTTCAACCAATTATGATATACACGGGATGCGAGGACTGCGAGTTCGTAAATCTCTATCAGGATACTGCAGAAGGAATCAAGTTCCAGGACTCCATGTATGAAAGTGAAGAGATTCAGAGAAGGATTGACACAATACTACCCATTCTTGATGCCAAGGGCTTTTTGGATGCCCATTAA
- the Osi1 gene encoding uncharacterized protein Osi1: MLLCRIVLALLLLVLLHYCQAEEDVPRQPPVSLAESLARSATGSGSSLIRSDPFISRNQKQCFETRSLVSCIKYKASKLIWKLATNSLGFFPSEYGRDLADTGLADKGRWLRLVQLGEPADEVVVFNDAKSLEGDSELTLILKFLKRAVETFGRNHGLQLKLNGDSGARVMEESEARLKRKKKKWLIILPLVILMKIAHLKMTLVSMLMGVLGMNVLLVGGVGWLIHYLKYKTMCKIHPHLVQTHSHVYESEPSDYSQFVGSSSYSNSYSPYSSGSGAPHEIGGNSYSKDWATSKAYNAHNYLDTISKRIQ, encoded by the exons ATGCTGCTGTGTCGCATTGTGCTggccctgctgctgctggtgctgctgcacTACTGCCAGGCGGAGGAGGATGTTCCCCGGCAGCCACCAGTCTCCCTCGCCGAGTCCCTGGCCAGATCAGCGACCGGGTCCGGATCCAGCCTCATCCGCAGCGACCCCTTCATCTCGCGCAACCAGAAGCAGTGCTTCGAGACCCGCAGCCTGGTGTCCTGCATCAAGTACAAGGCCAGCAAGCTCATCTGGAAGCTGGCCACCAACAGCCTCGGCTTCTTCCCCAGCGAGTACGGACGCGATCTGGCCGACACCGGGCTGGCTGACAAAGGCCGCTGGCTGAGATTGGTCCAGTTGGGAGAGCCCGCCGACGAGGTGGTCGTGTTCAACGACGCCAAGAGCTTGGAAG GTGACAGCGAACTGACGCTGATTCTAAAGTTCCTGAAGCGAGCGGTGGAGACCTTTGGACGGAATCACGGACTGCAGCTGAAGCTGAATGGCGACAGCGGAGCTAGGGTCATGGAGGAATCAG AGGCCCGATTGAAgcgcaagaagaagaagtggCTCATCATCCTGCCCCTCGTCATCCTGATGAAGATTGCCCACCTGAAGATGACCTTGGTGAGCATGCTGATGGGCGTGCTGGGCATGAACGTCCTGCTGGTGGGCGGCGTGGGCTGGCTGATCCACTACCTCAAGTACAAGACCATGTGCAAGATCCACCCGCACCTGGTGCAGACGCACTCGCACGTCTACGAATCGGAGCCCTCGGACTACTCGCAGTTCgtgggcagcagcagctactCCAACTCGTACTCCCCCTACAGCTCGGGGTCCGGGGCTCCGCACGAGATCGGGGGCAATAGCTACAGCAAGGACTGGGCCACGAGTAAGGCCTACAATGCCCACAACTATCTGGACACGATCAGCAAGCGGATACAGTAG